The Hippoglossus hippoglossus isolate fHipHip1 chromosome 16, fHipHip1.pri, whole genome shotgun sequence genomic sequence AATGTTGCTATATTGTCCTGGTTTGAAAATGTAACTTTCAATTCCCTCGTACAACGTGATGTGttatttcctcctctccatcttcagATACCTGTGACACGATCAACGAATCAACCACCCAGAGTTCTTTCCCACATATACAAGCAAACCAAatcaaaagagacaaaagattCAAAGGCGTTTCTCTGgactgaaagaagagaaaatgtccCGTCTAACTCATCAGTTCTTGTCAGTTGCACTTATTCTTGGTGCTGCTCAACTCATCAGAAGTTACAGCTTTAACAACTGCATTGCTGACTCATACTCAAAGGGAAAAGGCTTCAAATGCATCAATCGAAAGGCAAACAACATATCTGCCATTATAAGTGATCTGCCGCCATCTGTCACCAATCTCACCATCTCCCTTAATCTAGTGCGGGACATTCCCATCAACAGCTTTGTGAGTCTGCAAAATCTTCAGAACCTCAGATTAGATCATAACCACTTGAGTAACATCAGTCAACTAGCTTTCAATACCTTGGATCAACTTCACTCCCTAAATTTGTCTTTCAACAACATATCCCAGCTCCACCCTTTAGTGTTTCAGGGGCTTTACAACCTCACCTTTCTCTCGCTGACCAACAATACATTGAAGCAGCTTCCTGAGGGAATTTTCTCTTCCAATCTCAATCTGACCACTTTAATCATGGGGCAAAACCTTCTGATGAATTTCTCTGGGATCGTGGCGTCAGTGTCAAATCTGACGAATCTAAAGACCCTGGACCTTTGCTTTAACAGTTTGACCTCGCTCAGCCACTCAAATGCGTTACTGCCCACATCCCTCaaagttttgtatttgtgtaaaaatCAACTGACCACGTTAGGATGTGAACGTTCATTTCTCGTGTACATTAATGTTCTAGACTTGTCGTACAATTCCAGGCTCTCAACGGTGGCTTTTCAGGGAGTGAATTTGAAACATTTGAACTATTTGCGTTTGCGTTCTACGAGTGTCAAGGTAGTGGAGTTTTTAAATACCAGTGACATTGATGCAGGACGTGTTGATTTCTCTGGCACAGGTCTGAGAAATGACAGCCTGCTCACAGAGCTATGCAAGTTGTTaaaaagcaaagtgaaaaaGATCAAAGATTTGCACCTGGGTAGTAATTCGATTATGAATCTTACCAACAAAACACTGTACTATTGTCCTGAAATCACAAGGTCTCTGGATCTATCCCACAATCAACTGAGAAACACAAATTGCCTTACATTCCTCAAtagacatacacacataaagagCCTTAATGTGGAGCATAACCATCTCAACTCCCTCCAATCCTGTGATGATCAAACCAAGGTTTATGTCAAAGAGCTGAGCTATCGTTACAACCGCATCCTCTCAGTGAGTGGTGCTGCTTTCTATAATATGCCAAATATCAAGACGCTACTACTTAACATAAACTCAATTGCTTTTCTCAATCGTAGCGCTCTCAAAGGGCTCAGACGGCTCGAGCAACTCCGCTTGGACAACAACCTCTTAACTGATTTGTTTATAGATAACTTTGAAGATAATGTCAAACTGCAAACGCTTAACCTACGCAACAATCGTATTTCTGTCATCTTCAATTCGACCTTCCACAGGCTCAGGAATCTGACTATATTGGACCTTGGAGGTAATAAGATCACTCATATTAATCCGTCAGGTCTGGATGGACTCATAAGTCTGTCCAAACTCTATCTAGATGGAAACAACCTCCAACAGGTTGACTCTTCCTTCTATCATGTATTTCAAGATACACTCACAGTGCTGGATCTACAGAGCAATCTAATTCGTTTCGTCACTGAAGCTACGGGGTCACCATTTAAGAATCTCAGCAAGCTCAGTGATCTTAAATTGGATAGGCAGCGGCCTTATGGCATGACTATTTTACCCCGCGCTTTTTTCCGTGGCCTCCACTCATTGAGATCACTGTATCTCACCAACAATAATCTCAATGATCTTTACCCGGATGTGTTTGATGATCTGACAGGCTTGCGTTTCCTCAACCTGGATAGCTGCTGTGTTGGGGTGATAAAACTACGACCAGGAGTCTTCAGAAATCTGAGAAATTTGACCGACTTGATTGTAGAAAATATGGGCATTCAGAACTTCTCAAAGGAGGTTTTTGGGAATCTTACACAGTTACGCAGGTTGCAGATGAACCGCAATGTGATGCAGAGTATTCCTGTGGATGCACTACAAAGTCTACCTAAACTCAACTACCTTGACATACGTAATATTCCTTTAAGCTGCACCTGCAAGAACATCTTGCTGCAAAATTGGACACGATATAACTCAAAGGTCCAGGTAGTCTATCTCTACAATCTGCACTGCCAATCTGATCCATCGATTAAATTCTACAACTTTGATTCCAAAGTTTGCTACATGGATCTAGGTGAGTACCTGTTCTTCAGCACAGCAGCTGTGATCTTCCTGTTCACAGTCTCTCCTTTACTTTATGTCAAACTCTATTGGAAAATCAAGTACAGCTACTATGTGTTCCGTTCCTGGTTTAGCGAGCAGTGGCGCAGactcagggaggaggaggaaaactgCAAATATGATGCATTTATTTCCTACAATTCTTCTGATGAACAGTGGGTCATGGATCAGTTAGTGCCCAACCTGGAGGGAAATGGATCGTCTTTTAAACTTTGCCTACATCACAGGGACTTTGAACTGGGCCGCGATATTGTGGAcaacattgtctctgctgtttacAGCAGCCGGAAAACTATTTGTGTGGTAAGCAGGAATTTCCTACAAAGCGAGTGGTGTTCCCTGGAAATCCAGCTCGCCAGCTACCGACTCTTCGATGAGCACCGAGACGTTCTTCTGCTCGTGTTCCTGGAGCCGATCTCGGAGAGGCAGCTGTCAACCTATCACCGCATGAGGAAAGTCATGCTAAAAAAGACTTATCTGCAGTGGCCGGGCTCAGACTGCACTGATCCAATGCAGGCCCAAGACCTGTTCTGGAATCAGCTACGTAGGGGGATGAGGATGGAGAGCAGACTCGAAACAGAAGACGGCACCAAATGTGTTgataaaactgaacatttagagACATCAGATGAAAAATATTACTTGCTACCTTAAAACACAATAATTTTAATTGAAATTTAAGGGATAAACCCTTCAGCAtgttaaacaaataattaattaaggCTGTATGGAGAGGGTCACGGAAATATCTGAATATCTGAATGTACAGTGTGATGCATTGTAgatcaacttttttttttttatatgggCATGAATTAGCATTGTCATTTCACATCTGGTGATCAGAATagctttattttttgtattttattagcTATATTTGAAGCTTGGCTTTCCTCTATTGTACAATTGCAGAATGTGTTTTCTTGCATGTTAATGCAGCCCATACACAAAAGGAATAACTGAATAACTTTCACAATAGCACAGCCTTTGCAAATAATATTCCTCTGTACAGAATTTCCCATTATAGCACAAGTGTTAATGAAGACGTTTTCtctgtaaattaaaacaatgcTCCAGAGATGCAGACAACTCCTAATCGTGTGTTTCTTTATCtattaaacaacacaaatgaataaaagaggAAACTTGAGATAACAACTATTGTTATTACTTTTTATGCTAAAAATgccaccacacaaacaaacaaatattttcaacatctgtgaaaaagacaaacattttgtttagtTGGTCAAACAAACAACTTGGCAAAGTTTGACGACACATCAGTACAGTTTCATAGGTGGGAAGGACCAGAGCTCAGGGCTCGGTAGAGAGGAAAGACGAGGTGCTGGGCCTCTTTCTAGCATGTGAGACGGGGGGTAGTGGATCATGTCTGTGTGGTAGGAGCTGATGGGAGGGCAAGTTAAAGCGGGACTGGATTGGTTAAAAGGCTGGAAAATGCTGCTCAGATTAGGATGGTGAATttgggaggagaaggaaggagtgaaagaaaatctgtcagGTTGAAACGGGTGTTGCTCTTGGGGAAAGTGCATTGGCCCTGCTGAGTGTCTATCTCTCAGCTGTGTTTGATAAGGAAAGAGGGGCTTAGTGTCGTTATACTGAGGCCCACAGCTCTTCTCTCTTAATGCTCTGGTGTGGTCACTAATGCTGTTATCAAAGGAATCAAAAATGACGGACTCGTTGCATTTAGCCCTGTTGAGACCGACATCCCATTGCTGAGATGCTGAGGCTTTGTCTCCCCAGCATGAGGTGGGAGAGGATGTGAACAAATAATCACGTTCAACGTTCATGCGGAACTGAGGACGGGAACTCAATCTGAGGATATCATCCGAGAGCCTGGCGGAAGCATCCACAGGGCTCTTCAATGAGTCAGCATTCTGCACAAGAAACACCAGAGAGCATTTTATTCCACACATTGTCTGAGGATTATAAAATAAAGGATAACAGCTAGGGCATATATGAATCTAATTTAAATTTGAGAGTGGCAGTGTAAACTTACCCATTTCCGGCTCTGCTGTGGCTTCAGACTGGACTTCAGGTTAAAATGCTTGCTTCTCATTTCTCTCAAAGCTGTGGTGTCAGAACATGGCTCACCAACCGCGGCGCCTTGAAATGCTGATGCATCTGAATAGAAACGGATGACACAGCTGAAAAACATGTGTGCAGTGCTCAACAGTGctttttaaattaagaaattaaCTCAATGAACTCCTAATAAAGAGGTTCACAATATTTCAAACCTGTCTTAAACCTGATTCAGTAAGAAGTAAACATGCAAGTAAACATGATTGTATGTcctgcaaattaaaaaactgCTTTGGATTTGAGGAAAAACATCATTCAACATGTTTATCAGACATAAAAGATAAATTCAGTGTGTTGAGTTAAATAACACTGAATGTAAACACAACTGTCTTTATGAGACAAACTCCACAGCACAATATGGCCCAAAATGGTcaagataaaacatttcatatcagtcgatatcaatAATCATATTCAATAAAAGTCACATATTGTACTTGTTTCTGTTGATGAGAACTGGGAACCACAATATCTAAACATAAGAATGTTGTGACTGTATGATGATATACGAATTATcacataaatacaatattttcttattattgaGAATTCTAACAGTTTCACTGCCCACCTGTAGACGAGAGCTCATGTGTATCTGTCATGGTCGGCTCCTGGTCATGATCCTGCACTCTGTTGGGATCAGTGTCAAAGTGACGGCGTCGCTGCTGATAGAGAAGGTTCTCCTGAAGCCGGGCTCCATGCCTCTCCTGAAGCGCCTTCAGCAGCACCTCCCTGCTCTCTGCGAGCAGGTTTCTGCTCCTCAGACGTGGGAACTGCAGACAGTCACACAAACGTGCTcccactgcagagacacacttCGATATACAGCCAGGATCTCGTCTTCTGTGCTGTGTGAGAACGCTGTTGGTCATaggtgagctggagagctgAAGTTGACTTGGGCTGAGGTGACGAGCGTGTGTCTGTTGAACAGGAGGCTCCTGGTTCCTTGGAGTAGAAATCACTTGCTTCTTTACCTTCTTATACGACCTCTTCACAATGTCTCTGTCAACTGTGGGAGTCAGCTGAAACTCTCGCTCCTTCTCGTGTATGACGGAGTTGACCTCCTCACTTATAATAACTTCAGGGGAGCTGTGCTTGGATGAGAAGATGCTTTTGTAGCTTTCAGATGAAAGATCAAGTTGTTGCTGTGGTCTCTGCCCAGGTGTAATATCTGATTCATGACGGATTGGCTTCTCTTTTTCCTGGCAAACAACACGTGTCTTTGCAGCACCGTCTTCTTTCCTCTCAAATGGCAAAACCTCATCAGTGCCGGCTTCTAACAAATCTTTActggagaaaggagagggaaTGTGAGGTGTCAAAGATGGATGGTTCTCCTCTTGTGCTTCCTGTCCACCGGTCTCCAACCTCCCCTGTTGACTTAACAAGCGTTGAATGTCAATAGACTTCACCTCGTGGTTGAACAGGCCATGGTGTCCTATCAGGCGGCTCTCTGTGATGATGCTGGGCTCCTGTGTGGCAGTAACGACCTTTGAAAATGGTGCATCTCTTCTTGAATTACAGATTCCATGACAAAAGTTATGGAAATGTTCTCTGCCTTTACTGGTTTGGCAATGGCAGTGCTGGTGATATGATTTCGTCTTTGAGGCCTCTTTCCCCGCACCTTTCATCTGGCTCCTCTCCTTGCGAGTTTTCAGTCGTTTTATTTTCGGCTGCCCATCGGTCTTGCAAGGGATTAAACATTTGCAGTCTGCAGGGAATCTGTTCACTGAGCAACACCTTTTATATGTTGTCTCTGATGGCTTATTTTCTTTGGTTGCTGAATCCCTGACACACATGTGGCTCATGTTTGCTTgaatctgtgaaaacacagctaCAATTAGTGATTTGTAAGGAAATACGATGCAGAGATAAGAGAGAGATGGGTCAATTCTACAAGACGGTGGGTCTGagtcatagactgtttataaaaaatgGAACACTTACTGATTTCCACtaactatccagaaatgaagccaaaatatcctggatataaacgctgccatcttgctcatttagagccagagtctgctcagGAGCAATCAGGGGATGAAGCCACGTTGCACCGATACATGCACTCAACCAATCTTGAGTCAGCCTCAGTtgtcaatcaggatgtttcaccccattctTATAGCATCAATTCATAACTTTATCCGAATCATGAACACTTGAAGATACATCAGTGAGGTAGCAACTAccgaaaatgacagaaaccatgtttgagAAAACGTATTTGAAGGggtactttgacttttgaagTTTGTCCCATGTCCCTTCCACTTACACGCAGGAGGTTAGGATGTATGATCGAGACACatccatcttcacagacactaTAACCTGAGCTGGTCTCACCCCCTTCTCTATTGACACACAGTGTATCTACTTACCAAAGGCGCAGCTCAAACCACCGATAGTATTTCAAATGCAAGACGTTAATCTTGACAACATTTAAACAAGCTTGTTGACAAACCttagagaaaataacaaaaaatcaCCTTTATAATTAAAAACTTTTGAGCCATTTATTCAACAAACATCCCAATTTAAGGCATCTTAGATTCAATAAATCATTAATAACAAAAGAGTTAACTACAAAACTGATAACATAATGGGAGGATAGCCCCCCAAAGCATGCACGTCTTCTGATTATTGGACATCTTGACACTTTCTACAGGTTACATCTTAAATCATTACAAGTTCTAACTGAAACAAGTAAACAATATCAGGGGTCTACAAAGGCAAAGTACTTGAAAACAAAAACGTACTAAGTCAAAGTCTTACCTTGTTTACGCGGCGAGTAAAATCAATAACCATCGACCACGTGGGACAGCATCCATGCAACTGTCTCTGCGGCTCCAGACGTTGGGATCTCAGATCGTGTGTTAGCcagttagcttgttagctagTTAGCCAACAGGTGGTGATCACCTCGACCAGCAGATGGATTTAAACGTGGAGCTCCAAACCTGTGTGAAGTCCCAGTAGCTTCACTGGCTCCGGACACGTGTACTATCAGATATAATCACTAGTATACAGATATTTGTACACGGAGCTGGTTCATGCTACTTACTGAAATTACCTGTCGTTATCTGCCGTTACTTGGCAACA encodes the following:
- the tlr21 gene encoding toll-like receptor 21 — its product is MSRLTHQFLSVALILGAAQLIRSYSFNNCIADSYSKGKGFKCINRKANNISAIISDLPPSVTNLTISLNLVRDIPINSFVSLQNLQNLRLDHNHLSNISQLAFNTLDQLHSLNLSFNNISQLHPLVFQGLYNLTFLSLTNNTLKQLPEGIFSSNLNLTTLIMGQNLLMNFSGIVASVSNLTNLKTLDLCFNSLTSLSHSNALLPTSLKVLYLCKNQLTTLGCERSFLVYINVLDLSYNSRLSTVAFQGVNLKHLNYLRLRSTSVKVVEFLNTSDIDAGRVDFSGTGLRNDSLLTELCKLLKSKVKKIKDLHLGSNSIMNLTNKTLYYCPEITRSLDLSHNQLRNTNCLTFLNRHTHIKSLNVEHNHLNSLQSCDDQTKVYVKELSYRYNRILSVSGAAFYNMPNIKTLLLNINSIAFLNRSALKGLRRLEQLRLDNNLLTDLFIDNFEDNVKLQTLNLRNNRISVIFNSTFHRLRNLTILDLGGNKITHINPSGLDGLISLSKLYLDGNNLQQVDSSFYHVFQDTLTVLDLQSNLIRFVTEATGSPFKNLSKLSDLKLDRQRPYGMTILPRAFFRGLHSLRSLYLTNNNLNDLYPDVFDDLTGLRFLNLDSCCVGVIKLRPGVFRNLRNLTDLIVENMGIQNFSKEVFGNLTQLRRLQMNRNVMQSIPVDALQSLPKLNYLDIRNIPLSCTCKNILLQNWTRYNSKVQVVYLYNLHCQSDPSIKFYNFDSKVCYMDLGEYLFFSTAAVIFLFTVSPLLYVKLYWKIKYSYYVFRSWFSEQWRRLREEEENCKYDAFISYNSSDEQWVMDQLVPNLEGNGSSFKLCLHHRDFELGRDIVDNIVSAVYSSRKTICVVSRNFLQSEWCSLEIQLASYRLFDEHRDVLLLVFLEPISERQLSTYHRMRKVMLKKTYLQWPGSDCTDPMQAQDLFWNQLRRGMRMESRLETEDGTKCVDKTEHLETSDEKYYLLP
- the si:dkey-250k15.4 gene encoding uncharacterized protein si:dkey-250k15.4, translating into MVIDFTRRVNKIQANMSHMCVRDSATKENKPSETTYKRCCSVNRFPADCKCLIPCKTDGQPKIKRLKTRKERSQMKGAGKEASKTKSYHQHCHCQTSKGREHFHNFCHGICNSRRDAPFSKVVTATQEPSIITESRLIGHHGLFNHEVKSIDIQRLLSQQGRLETGGQEAQEENHPSLTPHIPSPFSSKDLLEAGTDEVLPFERKEDGAAKTRVVCQEKEKPIRHESDITPGQRPQQQLDLSSESYKSIFSSKHSSPEVIISEEVNSVIHEKEREFQLTPTVDRDIVKRSYKKVKKQVISTPRNQEPPVQQTHARHLSPSQLQLSSSPMTNSVLTQHRRRDPGCISKCVSAVGARLCDCLQFPRLRSRNLLAESREVLLKALQERHGARLQENLLYQQRRRHFDTDPNRVQDHDQEPTMTDTHELSSTDASAFQGAAVGEPCSDTTALREMRSKHFNLKSSLKPQQSRKWNADSLKSPVDASARLSDDILRLSSRPQFRMNVERDYLFTSSPTSCWGDKASASQQWDVGLNRAKCNESVIFDSFDNSISDHTRALREKSCGPQYNDTKPLFPYQTQLRDRHSAGPMHFPQEQHPFQPDRFSFTPSFSSQIHHPNLSSIFQPFNQSSPALTCPPISSYHTDMIHYPPSHMLERGPAPRLSSLPSPELWSFPPMKLY